The sequence aaaaatgactgacagacagTGGCAAAAGGAACTAAAATACATAGATACATATCAATTGACAGTATTTTTGGTTCTGCAGTGCTAAATTAAGATAAAGCAGCATAGTGGGATGTctttttaaagttaatttaGTGGTAGGTATTCAAAGTTACATCTGTTTACctgcctgatttttttctgcaatgtaAGATTCACCATGCCCTAACATACATGCCTAGGTTTTGGAATGCTGAGAAAAGTGGTCTTCTAACACCGTGGTCTAATGGcattaataaacataaaacaaaaaaaaaaaaaaaaaaaacatgatattcCTTATTAGATTCCATTTGTGTGTAACACCGCCTACACTAACACTGGCTGGTTTACTAACATGTTTGCTCTAAGTATttcctttaatttatttagttcaaaaaacaatttcatgaTATTGCAGACAGGGGCAGTCTGAAGCATCACCATTCTGGTAAAATGCTACATCACCTACCTGCGATGAAGTCACAACGCTCTCATTGCTCCTCTCAGTGTTCCCTCTTTGATGATGCCTCATTTTAACAGAGAACTCTCTCCCTTGAGTGGCCTAAATGACATCAGTCTTCACACAGCCAGCAATCACCTGATTTGCGCCTGAGGTTTTGCCTGTTCTTTTTCTTACACTGTCATCATATGCTTTCTGTTGTCACAGTATTATCAATGTCCAGAGgatcatttgtaattattacCTTGGGGTATAtccaagaggaggaaaaagaggcaGGTGAAAGTGTTGCAGGCCACAGGTAGATAAAACAGGCACAACTCAATGTAGTGtttctgtgataaaaaaaaagaaaatagatgATCAGATTCAGGCGTACCGTGGCAGGCTGTGGATGAAGTAAATTCTTATCTTAATTCCTTGCTTGTCCCTATATCCCCAGTCTCCCAGGCAAGTACTTTATTAACAAGCACCATTATCCAATGCAGTTTACATAGATGTTTATTACATCTTACATATTATGTAACGCATTTTGATTTTAGCCAGATGTTCACTTGAGACACCAAGGTAAACACCTTCACCAGCGTATAACAGCAACATCACAGCTGGGTCTAGAACTCTGAAGAAGTCTAATGCACAAGCCATGAAATTATCAGCTGCATTTTTATCAGCTAATTTGCAACACAAAGGCCTAAGTCCTACCTATGTCTAACTgccaaaaataacaacaaatgtcatttaatagtagtcattacattaacaatgtttcttttttccacagagtgACCTACAGAATTACTCCAGTCACTCCATAATTACTGTAGTCCACACCAGCTAGATTTTTTTGGGATATTAAGCATGCGGGACTACTACAATACCaaggaaaaaagtcaaattaaaatgcatgtttaaatgtcTTATTGCTCACCATTAATTTAAAactgattaattaatttaatttgcaatgtaatttaattgcCTAGCTAAGCAGCTAGTCAGTTGCAGCTAGTTCACAAATTAAGTACTTACAAAAGATAATATTGttagccattttatttttaattatttctgagCTTTTGGGGCAACAGAAGGACTGTGCAATTCCAGCACATACCCTGAAGAAAGATTTCTACATGTTGTGGATATGAATCGATGCACATCGTTTATGAAGTTAATAAACGACCACAATATGGGATAGTGATGTGACAGGGCCTTCCGCAGTGGCCTACCTCAATTGACTTTTTGTATGACTGAGGCTTTTATGGCTTAGTCTGTACGATGGAGCTGCTCAGCTAATGAACAAGCAGCCCTTGGAGAGGGCATTGCCTAAATTACTGACTAAATAGCAGTCAAAAGGCACTCATGAAACtaaccaaggcaaaaaaaaaatacagtaacaatCATGTGATTATTACACAACAGAATTCGACCTcttgctaattttttttttaccagattACTTAGTTTCTCTTCAATCATATTGCACTTATTCTCAAGATGGCTTAGTGATTTTGTTTGTAATTACAGCAATGTGCTGCTATGCTTCTCTGGAACTGGTCCCTGCCTCACTTGCACAACATATTTGACAGGTGTGCCTCTGAGTAAAGGTCCCTTCTGAGGTCCATTCAGAAAAAGTGGTAGTTTAGGTTTGTAACCCAAAGCTTGAGGGCGGGGCACTGCCAGGCACTTTATCTGAATTGTCTCACTTTAAATCCAGTTGAATAGATaatatgtgaaaattgtaatctgtgtaaaCTCCCCCAGATAAGGGTGTCTGATGAGTATATTGTGAGGAAGCTATTTCCTTACAATAAACATCATTCATAGAAATTTCCAGAAAACAGGTATGTCACAATGTTAATCAAAGATTCAGAATGGCCAGTGCATCTGTGGCCTGGTGTCATGCGACAAAAGAGAATCCATtgacacatgtacatgtatttgcatCTACATTACATCATTCACCAACCCAATGGACTGCAGTCCCTTGTCCTCAAAACACGTGATGATGATAATCATATCAGGGATAAGACAGCATATGCAATATAAATCTTTGCAACCCACAAGGAAGACAAAACTGCCCTCCTTTGTCAGAGACAGGTAtaactttgtttttaatcttcTCCGAGCAGAATCAAAGATTGtcagttacatttacagtgctgAAATAGTTTGAGAAGCTGATAGCTGTTATTACAGACTACTGTATAAACACTGTTGTAATACAGTCTAGAATATTACACTAAAGCATATATTGTAACTAAAATCAAATGTGTTTCTCTATTATTGTTTTCAGGGTCTGAAAAAGATGACGAACTTATCTTACGTGCCTTTGGAACAACCAATTGTTTTCACTTTACAAGGTTTTGTTGTAGCCACGGACGAGGGCTACCCCCTCTTTGTGGTTTCGCTGCTTGTGTACATGGTGATGATCATTGGAAACGGAACCGTGTTCATGGTGATCGTGGCCGATAAAAAACTCCACAAACCCATGTATGTCATGGTCTGCAACTTAGCAGTCTGCGATCTACTCGGGGGCACAGCCGTCATGACCAGACTGATGTCTGACTTCTTGACAGGGGATAAAACCATCTCGTATGTTGCTGCTTATTCCCAAGCCTTCACCGTGCACACGTACGGCTCGGCAGCTCCCACCATTCTCTCGGCCATGGCGTACGATAGATACATCGCTATCTGCGAGCCACTGCGTTACCACACCATCATGACCGCATGGAGGCTGGCCGGGCTGTGCATTCTCGCTTGGTTCATCGCAATAGGCCTGGTGGCAGTGCTGTTCATGCTGAACATCGGGACCCCGCTGTGCGGCACCTTAATCCTGCACGTTTACTGCAGCAACCGGTCGATACTGAGCCTGGCCTGTGTGCCCACCCCTATCAACAACATCTACGGGTTGTGTATGACCTGGTTCCTGAGCACTGGATCGTTCTTAGTCATCGCCTTCTCCTACATCAAAATCCTCATCGCGTGCTTAGTGAAGcgggaaaagaacagcaaaagCAAGGCAATACAGACGTGCGCCACCCACCTGGCGGTCTACGTCCTTTTCGAGTTCGCCACCGTGCTCATAATCGTGACCCAGAGGTTCGAGGAGGTGAGTCCCAACGCCAAGAAGTTCTGTGCCATACTGTTCGTCATCATCCCTCCGGCCGTCAACCCGATCATTTACGGAATCGTCACGAAAGAAATTCGCACCAGCGTCTTCAGGCTTTTCAAATCCCCAGTCTTGCCAAAAGAGTCAAAGAAGTGAGGGGTCAGAGGACATGTTTGTCTCCTGGAGGATGATCTTTCGCTGTATAATTGTGATATGATGTAAACTATGTTTTGTGTATTAATGTGAACGGTGTCTTCTGAGGAAATTCACTGGCTTGTCTGTCTGATATTTCTTCATGTAATTGTTGATGgtttcatttaatgtaaaaatcacagcaatgtttcatgtatttaaaacatatacacatattgaTTATGAAATAATACTAAATGCATTTGGGTTTGCTTTCACTGCTCATTCATTTATATGAGCCAATAACTGAATAATCTAATCCAATGTATACAACATATTATAAACCTTTGAAGATATGGCTGACTGATTAAATCaaatttttagttttgttttctgctgatCCCTACTGCTGTTAATATTATGTTACTATTTTCTTGTGTCTTCAGACAAATTAAGGATGATGAAATCAGGGATTTCCAAGGAATTTCTATCTCCCAGTATGCCCACTATCTTGCTCACATTTCCCAGGTATTACCTTGATATAACCCTGGGATATGTCTGGGTTAAATAAGATTTAGGAACACAGAGGAGTCTTGCAGGG comes from Megalops cyprinoides isolate fMegCyp1 chromosome 3, fMegCyp1.pri, whole genome shotgun sequence and encodes:
- the LOC118774494 gene encoding olfactory receptor 52K2-like, yielding MTNLSYVPLEQPIVFTLQGFVVATDEGYPLFVVSLLVYMVMIIGNGTVFMVIVADKKLHKPMYVMVCNLAVCDLLGGTAVMTRLMSDFLTGDKTISYVAAYSQAFTVHTYGSAAPTILSAMAYDRYIAICEPLRYHTIMTAWRLAGLCILAWFIAIGLVAVLFMLNIGTPLCGTLILHVYCSNRSILSLACVPTPINNIYGLCMTWFLSTGSFLVIAFSYIKILIACLVKREKNSKSKAIQTCATHLAVYVLFEFATVLIIVTQRFEEVSPNAKKFCAILFVIIPPAVNPIIYGIVTKEIRTSVFRLFKSPVLPKESKK